AGCAAACTGAGATTTGAAAATTCAATTAATTTGATTACGAAGCAGATAAAAGTTTTGGAATCTCAAGAATTGAATTGTAATATATTGAAATTCTCAAAAAATGCCAAGTTTAGGTCAAGAGTAAGAAAAATATTATTCCGAATTCTCGTTTTGTAAGTCTATTTGAATTTCCAATATTACCAAAATTAAACAGAACTGTTGTATTGTTTAAAATACATTAGGACAAAGCAGAACAATAAATATCAGACTAAACCAAATTATTACCTCAGTTAACAGCTCAGACTTAAACAACAACAAAATTTTGAAAGCACGTGCAAAGCGTAAAACCACTACACAGGCAATTATTTTGAGTTTAATAGATTAACCAAGCAGAAAGGCAGTGAGGAAAAGGAAAATAGTTTATGCAATACGTACCATTGTCAGAACAGATTAATGTCAATGAGGGCAAATTATACAGAAAATATTACAAAAAATAGATTTTGTACGCTTTGTTGTAGTAACCGGAAAGCAGAAATCATCAGTACATATTTAACTATCATAAAACAATGGGAAGAACCTTATTTTTCCTCATTCATACCAATAAATCATGCAAAGCCAACAGATTAAAACTTATGTATGGAAAACTATTGCAAGGTTTTTCAAAAAACACAAAAAGACAATGGCATAAAATTAGTTGCTGTTAAGTCTTTAGAATGTAACTTTAATCCAAAGACTCAAACCTACAATCCGCATTTGCATTTGATTGTAGCCAGTAACGAAATTGCCGAATTATTAGTTAATGAATAGCTCTTAATCTGGAATCAGAACGTTTTATTCTAAGCCGCCAAAAAAGCACAGGATATGAGAAAAATATATAATACTGAGGTTGCCTTAATAAAGATTATAAAATACGGGAGTAAAATTTTCACTAAACCTGACATGAATAAACGAAGCAATCAAATGCCAATTAACAAATATCGGGATACATTCTTAATTCTCAGCTAACCTCCATATTACATAGCCGTATTAACATTTCAAAACTATAAATTGTAAAAAATTGACAGTTAAAAGACAGGTTACGCGTTAGCCGATTAACTTAATTTCGATTTACAAATTTATCAATTCAAGCCTATGGAATTTTTAGTAAATATCTAGATCCTTAAAAAGAACAATACAAAAATCTTTCGTCGTTCTAAAGTTTTCTCAACTCTCTACTACTTCATCATCAATTTCAAGGGTTATCGTAACTCTGCTGAAATCTACAGGAAATAATAACAATAATAATAAAGCAAAAATAAAAAGCACAAGTAATATAGGTGTATCATTAACACAATTATATAATATATTATCACATATTTTTTCCTTTTTGTTTTCAACCAAATCACCTGTCCAATTGTAATTAAAGGTATTAAATACAATACTAAAAACCCCACTAAATACAAAATTATGACTACCATTTTAACTATATTCATTTATGATTTGTAATTAGTATACTTATCAGGAAAACTTTCTTTTCGATAGGATTCACTTGGGGGCGTTATTAACTGTTTTATCCAATAGTCCTTTTTGAAGAAAAATTTTATTGAATCAGAATATTCAACAGTTCCACCTGCACAAATTTTCCAAGAATACTTAAATTAAACAAGCTGTTTTGTTATTTAAACACATTAGAACAAAGCGCATGATAATAGCTTGGAAGAAGACAAAAAACTAACAATATAAATATTAAAAAAAATCACAAAACTCATTAACATTAGTTTAGCTTTTTATTAGTAGTAAGTATTATATTTACAATTGTAAACATCATCCTATACGACCTGACGTCCCCCATATTACTAACAAAACAAACCCTAAATACATAATACCTCCTATTAACAATATAACCATTATGCCAATGAGAATGTTTTTCAAAAATTTTTGATTTGCTACTTTAACTGCTTTTTCCTTTTCATCCATCGTTGTGAGTAATTTGATTAAATTTAATTTCTTTAATTGTATTTTCCTAGGGAATTTTAATGTCCTAATATAGAATACTAGCCACATCAAATAAAATAGTTTGATTAAAACATTTTACAAAAATAGTTAAGCATTTATTTTTTACACGGCTGTAATAAGGTTTAAAAAAAGCACATTAGGATAAATCAAAACAACAAAAACGTCACAAAATCAAATTATTGTCTCAGGCAACGGCTTATAATTCATTTTTCTTGCAAAAAATAAAATCGGAATTATTGACCTTACACCCTTTATTTATATATTTTTTAAAAATATATAAATAATTGACTAACAAAGCATGTTTTTAGTGACTTCGCTTAATCGTTTCTTATTAGTTTCCTTTTATTTATTGGTTTCCGAATATCAGGAAACTTATATATAAAAAGATAAAAGATAAGCCAAAAAATAATTTTTGGCTTTAGAAATATCACTAAAAATAGTTATTCCTTTTACTTAATTACTACATAGCCATTTTGCTAGCAGTTTTACTACATTTTTTTTCGTCTTCGCAATCTTGCAATTTTCGTTCGATAAGTTCTATCTTTTCTTTATAAAAAGGTATCCGATCTTCCAATTCTTTTATTTTAGCAATTGAATTTTCAGCCGCAGATATTCCTTCCATATTTCTATTAATTAACATCTCGCCTTTTCTCTCATTCATTTAAATGAGAAGATGAATACTTTAAATATCTTAATTTCTTGGCTAAATCAACTATTTTTACAAAAACATAAAAAGTTTATACTTAACTAAATCGCTATATCTTTTATATAAAAATCAAGATCCTTTTACTTAACTTTCTTTTCCGGAAAAACCTCTTCTTCTTCTTTATATTGCTTTCTGTACAATATCAGCCTATGCGATGTCCGAAAGCAGAATTTAAGGCGTACATGTAAAATGCAAAAACAATCAATGCTATACAAGCTATAACTACTATGCCAACAACAATGTAAAATAATAATTTGTTTGATGATTTTTGACGTCTTGATTGAACTGTTTTTTCTTTTTCGCACATAGAGTAATTAATTTTGATTAATGTTTGGTTTCTTGTAGAAAGATGTGAATTTAGGTATACTCACACTAAATTACTTTGACTACAATATTTACAAAATTAGTTAAGTATTTATTTTTTAAAGGCCTATAATATGATTTAAAAAAAACACATTAGGACAAATCGAAACAACAAATACTCAGACAAAACCAAATTATTACCTAAGCAAACGGCTCAGGATCAATTTCTTTCCCTAAAATTAAATCAGAATTATTTACCACTTATGCTCCCTATTTATTTTTTTTCAAAATATCAGGAAACTTTAATATATAAAATATAAGCCTAAAAATGATTTTTGCTTTAGAAATATCACACAAAAGAGATGTTTTTTTTTATATTTAGTTACGAAATAACCATTTAGCTAATAGTTTTGATACGTTTTTTTCGTCTTCGCACTTCAGTGATTTTCGTTCGACAAATTCTACATTTTCATTATAAAACGTTATCCGATATTCTAAGATTTTTATTTTATCAATTAAATTTTCAGGCGTAGATATCCCTTCTATATTCTATCAATTGACATCTCGCCTTTCTGTTGTTAATTCCAAACTAAGCTTATATTTCCACTATTAACTGCAGTAATTTACAGACTTATGAAAAAATAGAACTTTCTAATTCATTATCATTAAAAACATAAAAAAGTTTATATTTATCTCAATGACTCATCTTACCCTAAAATCAAAGACACTTTTTCTTCTTTAGTATCCTTTATCAAAAACATCATCCTATACGATATGGCAATGCCGATATCATCATCCAAACAATACCTAAATACACAATACCTGCTATTAACAATGTAACCATTATGCCAATAAGAATGTTTTTTAAAAATTTTTGATTTGCTACTTTAACTGCTTTTTCCTTTTCATCCATCGTTGTGAGTAATTTGATTAAATTTAGTTTCTTTTATGGCATTTAAACAGGGAAATACTTACTAAAAAATATCAGCCCCTTGGCAAGTGGCCAGCAATTTTAAAAAGCAAAAATAAACCAATAATAAATAGAACGTAAACTATAAACATTGTATTAATAAAAATATCAATTAATAATTTCTTAGATGTTTTTTGACCTTTTGCTGCTTGAGCTATTTTTTCTTTTTCTACCATAGTTGTGAGTAATTTGGGTAAGTTTAATTTCTTTTATTTCAGGGAGTCCCAACTTTAAAATATAGAATACTGTAACCCACCATAATTAAGATAGTTTTGTTTAGAACATTTCACAAACATAGATAATTCTTTGTTTTTTAACAGGTTGCAATAAGATTAAAAAAAAGGAATCCAGGACAAATCAGAAGAATAAATACTAGACAAAAACCAAGGCTTTGCAATTTTTTTTTAAAATCTTCGAAAATCAAGAAAATATACAAAATAGCGTATTTAATACATTTAGAACAAATCGACAATTTAGCCCAAAATAAAACAGTTTGCCAAGACAATAATTTGATATGGTTTCGAGTATTCACTTTTAACCCAGAGTATCAACTTTAATCTTTCTGTTTGTTTAATAATTTCTTGGAATGTCAACCATTGAGATCTATAGCTACTGAATTTTGATTTTCTGGCGAATATCCTAAAAAAAACAGTATTGGAAATTTATGTGACTGACCAATACAATCGGAAAATAATTTTATATTTTAAAGGCAAAAAATACTTCAATATTAATTTCATTTTTTCTTGCTTCTATATCTAAAAAAAAACATGGAATACCCCAAAATATTTTATATTACTATCAATTATAACAAGATTTACATAAAGTAACATTTATCTCTTCCCTTTATTAAATTTTGATCAACAATAGAATAATCGCTATAATCACGATCTGAAACTGCAATATAAATTTCAGATTCAGGATCTTTATCTAAATCGAGTACAAACCAATGATCATTTTTTCCCCATAATATTTAAATTTTAATGATTTTATATTCTAATGAAATCCAATTATCCATTTCTAATATCTATTTTATCTCCTGTAGTTATGCATAAAAAATCAGGTATAAAACAAGAAGTTTTTTTGTCGAGCTTAATTACATTCAACTTAAATTAAAGAATCCAATTCAAAAAAATCAATAAAACAATAAAAAAGCCTTATTCTTTTAAAAAATGACTGATTATCCCTTTTTAATGTCTTAATAATTGCAGACTCCAAAGTAATGGCATTCTATATTTGTTTTATAGCTTGTTTATTAACAAAGCAAAACATGATTTATTAATATTTATTTTTTAGAAAAATGAAAAAATTTAGTTTTAAAGATGCAAAAATCACTCTTGCCAGGGATGAAATGAGAACTATTGTAGGAAGTGTGAAGTTCGTTAAAGATAACAAAGGAAATGGAATAAGTGGAGGAACTTGCGTTAGTTACAAACCCTGTTCTACGGGTTGTGGGGTAACTACTGGGGATGGATCTATTTCCTGTAATTATTGCTGTATAGCATAAATTAAAAAGAATCACAAATTTAAGTTTCACTACAAATAGTGAAACTTATTTTAAAAAACATAATCCATGAAAAAAAAAATGTTTCTTTTTTTGACCCTAATGATTTGCGTCTCTGTTTATTCTCAAATACTTCCAGAAAAAGTTTTCTATAATGATGGATTAGACGAAAGTTGGAATCAAAAAATAAAATTAAACCAACGTCCTTCAAAAATTATGCTTGCTAATAAAAAAGCAAAAATACAAGGTGATATAATCTCAAATAAAGACATAAACGATACAATCAACTTCAGTTGGTCTACCCTTGGTGAAAATTATTATAGTGTTAAAAAATTAAGTTCAGTGGTTTTGAAAAACAAGTTCATCTTAAATTTTAATCTTGACTATCCCCAAATGTACGCATTAAGTTTTAGTAGTGAAAAAAACACAACTAGCTTTAGAGTTGAAAGTTTCTTTATTGACAACACTACAACAAAAATTAAATTTAATTCAGAATATAAATTAGAAAGTTCAGATGGAGATACAAATATCGAATTTATAGAAAAATTTATACCTAATGTATTTAACGGGTCAAAAAAATATCCAATACCCTTTAACTTTAATGATGAAGATGATGCGAGATTGTTTGATTATATTAAAAATAATCCCAATTCGTATGTAGCATTATGGTTTTTGGTTGGAAGATTTAATCAACAAGGGTATACTGAATTATATGAAAAATGTCTAAAGTCTTTTTCAAAGAAAATAAAAGAGGAAAGATTATGGGGAATTCTAAATAATGAATTCCAAACTATATCAATAAAGGAAAACCATAAATTTCCAGAATTAGTTTTACAAAACACAGATCTTCAGAAAAGTGTTTTAAAAATACCTACAGCCAAATTTACACTAATCGAAATTTGGTTCAGCAGGTGTCGTCCTTGCTTAGATCAAATTCCTTTGTGGAAGGATTTATATAACAAATACAACTCAGCAGGTTTTAACATTATTGGCATTTCAACTGACCATACAAAAGATGTCGATATTTGGAAAAAAAGGATTTTAGAAAAGGAAATTCCCTGGAAACAATATCTTGATGAGGATGCTCTAATAGCGTCACGAGAAAAGATTTTTTCTTTTCCTTCCAACTTTCTTTTAAATGAAAAAGGAGTAGTAATTAAAAAGAATATAAAACCACAAGATCTAGTATTATTTCTAAATGAAAATATAAAAAAATAGTACTTGTATGCCAATCTTTTCTTTTCTCTGTCAATATCTAAAAAAAGAGAGTGTAAATATTGATCAGGATGAATTTGTGTTTCAAACCCAATCTCATCCTGACTATCCATTGTTATTGGCAATTTCAGATACATAACACTTTTTTGACATATTAAATATAGCAATACATGTTACGATTTCAGAAATTGAATTATTATCAGACCGTTTTGCCTCACTTTTAAAAGATGAAGAAATAAACCTCAATTATATTTTATCGAAAACCAGGGACCTAAATTTCCTTTGTTTTAAAGATAATACACGAGAATCTATTTCCTGTGCCACATTAGAATCTAGACGGGACGATATAATTGTACTGCTGGATAATAAGAGATAGAAAATGGATTTTCTATATTTAAGTCTAATTTATTTTGGACCTTGCCAATAGAATCTTCAATACTCTTTGTCTTATTGGTAATTGGAATTAGGTAAGCACCATTAATAAAGGACTTGCAAAACGTCTTACAATGGTAGAGAACAAGTTTGTATACCTAAGATCAATTTCTCACGGAGGATATGTAATTAAAATTACACATATTAACCTTTACTTATATTTTTATAGTTTATAAGTGTTTTTTTTGGAATTAAAACCAACCACACAGCTACTAATGCGGTGGACAGACTGCGGTTGCAGCTGCTATTATTTACACAAAAAAGACTTCGCTACGGTATATTATTGGGCTGGTAAATAGATTCTCAAAAAACTTTTAGAGTCCTTTACTAAAATCCTCAAGCCTGGTTTTAATGAATCAGAATAACAGCGCGGAAATCAAGTGCCAAAACGTCTTGAACTGGAACCTCAGGCTCCAAACAATGTAAAATTCATGCTCTCGACGTTATTATTATCCGTTGATCTGGTGGAACAAATTATTTTCGTTTTAAAAAAAGCAAGTGTTTGGAAATTCAGAAATTCTAATTAAATAATAATATTTAAAACAAAAAGGATCTTTGCATTTCATTAAATAGCCGTCTTCAACATTGTGGCAAAATCATGGCACATCGCTATTAATAGAAACAAAAAATCATCGAAATCAGATTAAGATTCCAATAATAGTAATCCGCACTGAAAAAACGCAAACCTTTCTACATAAAAAATCCGCATTTTTTCTTTGTAAAATTCCCCAACCATTGACCAACAGAAGAAATATATTTATAATTTTCATCTATTAGACTCTACTTTTTTAATCAATCTAAAAAACAATTATGAACTAAATAATTATATATCCAAATTACTAAACTAAAACTCTTTTATTGCAATGAGATTTGTTTAGACACATATAAACTTTAAATTTAAACAAATATACCTGAAAACACTATCAGATTATATTTAAGAAAGTTATCATCTATATTGAAAATATTTGAACAATGTGAACTCTAACTCTTAACGGAAGATATACAACATACTTTGTACAGAAACTACCTTATCGGCACATTACATATTTTTTATTTAAATAAAATCGTTTACTGTTTTATCCGATTAATCATTTCAGACAACTCGTAACCTGAAAATCTACCAATTAAGGACTATCCTTACTCACTCTTTGAAATAATTTATTTGTTTTTTTATGGATGTTATAAAACATTAAAAGAAATACAAAAAGCACTATTTGGTTTAAGCTGTTTTTCATTATTCTGATTTAAATATGTTTTTTCTAAGGATGCTTAGTTAAGAATAAATATATTCTGTTAACTACTTCGCACTAGATACAAAGTTAGTATTTATTTATTTTAAGCCTATTATCGTATTTTAATACCTTTATTATCCTGTGAATTGATGAATTGCTTGCTAAA
This genomic window from Flavobacterium sp. 9 contains:
- a CDS encoding TlpA disulfide reductase family protein; amino-acid sequence: MKKKMFLFLTLMICVSVYSQILPEKVFYNDGLDESWNQKIKLNQRPSKIMLANKKAKIQGDIISNKDINDTINFSWSTLGENYYSVKKLSSVVLKNKFILNFNLDYPQMYALSFSSEKNTTSFRVESFFIDNTTTKIKFNSEYKLESSDGDTNIEFIEKFIPNVFNGSKKYPIPFNFNDEDDARLFDYIKNNPNSYVALWFLVGRFNQQGYTELYEKCLKSFSKKIKEERLWGILNNEFQTISIKENHKFPELVLQNTDLQKSVLKIPTAKFTLIEIWFSRCRPCLDQIPLWKDLYNKYNSAGFNIIGISTDHTKDVDIWKKRILEKEIPWKQYLDEDALIASREKIFSFPSNFLLNEKGVVIKKNIKPQDLVLFLNENIKK